One window of Alosa sapidissima isolate fAloSap1 chromosome 21, fAloSap1.pri, whole genome shotgun sequence genomic DNA carries:
- the LOC121696032 gene encoding uncharacterized protein LOC121696032: MTEKNPLVKRTTPLDENLEPSRTQENSDIIRTTSANTKELKSNNSPAESYTRKETLGLSATVHPTSASFNGGFVSKMHNPVTGFPYANTTSKYVHLQGISPIAGGLYSPITGQNVKVCKMFICTGQRCFRFVNATEEPCKMEENFCELKRTLRQVSWIESKTTWTAGCSADCLHTAPCFSLYKYRCHQECCGASATSCLKLDGYLHVPSNAASVTCLSSLSLEVPLSGTFLTFGLLGLLVHLLS; encoded by the exons ATGACTGAAAAAAATCCACTGGTCAAGAGAACCACACCTCTGGATGAGAACCTGGAACCCAGTAGAACCCAGGAGAACTCTGACATCATCAGGACCACGTCTGCCAATACAAAGGAACTGAAGTCAAACAACAGCCCTGCAGAATCTTACACACGCAAGGAGACTTTGGGGTTGTCAGCAACAGTACACCCCACTAGTGCCAGCTTTAATGGAGGATTTGTATCTAAAATGCACAATCCAG TTACAGGGTTTCCATATGCCAATACCACATCAAAGTATGTGCACCTACAAGGCATATCCCCTATAGCAGGTGGCCTCTATTCACCTATCACTGGCCAAAAT GTGAAGGTGTGTAAGATGTTTATCTGTACTGGACAGAGATGCTTTCGGTTTGTAAATGCCACAGAGGAGCCTTGCAAGATGGAAGAGAATTTCTGTGAA CTGAAGCGGACACTTCGCCAGGTAAGTTGGATCGAGTCCAAGACCACCTGGACAGCTGGCTGCAGCGCTGACTGCCTACACACTGCCCCCTGCTTCTCACTGTACAAATACCGATGCCACCAGGAGTGCTGCGGAGCCAGCGCCACTTCCTGTCTCAAGCTGGACGGTTATCTCCATGTGCCCTCGAACGCCGCCTCTGTGACGTGTCTCTCATCGTTGTCCCTGGAGGTGCCACTAAGCGGCACCTTCCTGACCTTCGGTCTGCTTGGATTACTCGTCCATCTTCTGTCTTAG